In a genomic window of Epinephelus fuscoguttatus linkage group LG23, E.fuscoguttatus.final_Chr_v1:
- the LOC125883952 gene encoding oocyte zinc finger protein XlCOF6-like — MSRVQMLRSLLKQRLTAAAEEIFGLFERTIAEYEEELCRSKEENERQRKLLDAVFNPQLRLHRADVQQLLVVKKEVPPEQQEWSSSVDQEDPEPPHIKEDQEDPEPPHIKEEQEELWISQEGEQFQGLEEDDIIKFTSSPVPVKSEDDEEEKPQSSQLHQRHTEQMETGADGEDCGGPEPARNSDPDTHLQPETDDKTGESSEPETDVSDDWTETREYHPGLNSLKNDEVPVRNWRWSAGAKPFSCSECGKRFSSGQHLKRHMMTHTGEKPFSCSVCNKSFTESRNLHKHMRTHAGEKPYSCFVCNKYFTQGGNLQKHMIIHTGEKPLSCSVCEQRFSWPAQFRNHQCVGCQSSQPHHSQTEENREAEPPASSSAQQMETGADGENCGGPEPARNSDPDTHLQPETVDKYGDCSEPETDVSDDWTESREYHPGLNSLKNDEVPVSDFKCSAGEKPFICSKCGKRFDRKTLLKRHMTTHTGEKRFSCSVCEKSFRQSGHLHTHMKTHTGEKPFSCSECGKRFGRKTILKQHIRSHRGEKPFSCSICKNSFTQSGHLQKHMTIHTGNKPFNCSECGKIFGTKTDLKRHMRTHTGEKPFDCSVCGRTFSHKQTLVRHMRTHTGEKPFSCSVCNNVVTERGNVQTQMLIQTGEKPDSCSVCVKRFSHKQTLVRHLRIHTGEKPFNCSVCEQKFSWPTQLKNHQCVGCQSSQPHHSQTEENREAEPPASSSAQQM, encoded by the exons ATGTCTAGAGTCCAAATGCTGAGATCGTTGTTGAAGCAGCGACTAACTGCGGCTGCTGAAGAGATATTTGGGCTGTTTGAAAGAACGATAGCAGAGTACGAGGAGGAACTTTGTCGATCAAAAGAGGAGAACGAGCGACAACGGAAACTACTGGACGCTGTTTTCAACCCTCAGCTTCggttacacagagcag acgtccagcagctgttggtggttaaaaaagaggttccccctgagcagcaggagtggagctccagtgtggaccaggaggacccagagcctccacacattaaagaggaccaggaggacccagagcctccacacattaaagaggaacaggaggaactctggatcagtcaggagggagagcagtttcaagggctggaggaggatgaTATCATCAAGTTCACATCCTctcctgtccctgtgaagagtgaagatgatgaagaggagaaacctcagtcctcacagcttcatcaaagacacactgaacagatggaaactggagctgatggagaggactgtggaggaccagaaccagccaggaactcagatccagatacacatttacaGCCTGAGACTGATGACAAGACTGGAGAGTCTTCTGAACCTGAGACTGATGTTAGTGATGATTGGACAGAGACTAGAGAATATCATCCAGGTTTAAACTCTCTGAAAAATGACGAAGTCCCTGTTCGTAACTGGAGATGGAGTGCTGGTGCGAAACCattcagctgctctgagtgtgggaaaagattcagCTCAGGGCAACATCTGAAGAGACACATGATgactcatacaggagagaaaccgttcAGCTGCTCGGTTTGTAATAAATCTTTTACAGAGAGCCGAaatttacacaaacacatgagaaCTCATGCAGGAGAGAAACCTTACAGCTGCTTTGTTTGTAACAAATATTTTACACAAGGTGGaaacttacagaaacacatgataatccacacaggagagaaacctcTCAGTTGCAGTGTTTGTGAGCAAAGATTCTCTTGGCCTGCACAGTTCAGAAACCATCAGTGTGTTGGGTGTCAGTCCTCACAGCCTCATCACAGTCAAACTGAGGagaacagagaggcagagcctccagccagcagctcagctcAACAGATGGAAACTGGAGCTGATGGAGAGAACTGTGGAGGACCAGAACCAGCCAGGAACTCAgatccagatacacatttacaacctgaGACTGTTGACAAGTATGGAGACTGCTCTGAACCTGAGACTGATGTCAGTGATGAttggacagagagcagagaataTCATCCAGGTTTAAACTCTCTGAAAAATGATGAAGTCCCTGTTAGTGATTTTAAATGTAGTGCTGGTGAGAAACCATTTATCTGCTCaaagtgtgggaaaagatttgacCGCAAGACACTTCTGAAGAGACACATGACAACGCATACAGGAGAAAAACGTTTTAGCTGCTCAGTTTGTGAGAAATCATTTAGACAGAGTggacatttacacacacacatgaaaacccacacgggagagaaaccatttagctgctccgagtgtgggaaaagatttggacGCAAGACAATTCTGAAGCAACACATAAGATCTCATAGAGGAGAGAAACCTTTCAGCTGCTCCATTTGTAAGAACTCTTTTACACAGAGTGGCCATTTACAGAAACACATGACGATCCACACAGGAAATAAACCTTTTAACTGCTCTGAGTGCGGAAAAATATTTGGCACCAAGACAGATCTGAAAAGGCACATGAGAACTcatacaggagaaaaaccatTCGACTGTTCAGTGTGTGGTAGAACGTTCTCTCACAAGCAAACCTTAGTCCGCcacatgagaacacacacaggagagaaacctttTAGCTGCTCAGTTTGTAACAATGTTGTTACAGAGAGAGGAAATGTACAGACACAAATGTTAATCCAAACGGGAGAGAAACCTGACAGCTGCTCGGTGTGTGTTAAAAGATTCTCTCACAAGCAAACTTTAGTCCGACATTTAAGAATCCATACCGGAGAGAAACCTTTCAATTGCAGTGTTTGTGAACAAAAATTCTCTTGGCCTACACAGCTCAAAAACCATCAGTGTGTTGGTTGTCAGTCCTCACAGCCTCATCACAGTCAAACTGAGGagaacagagaggcagagcctccagccagcagctcagctcAACAGATGTAA
- the LOC125884260 gene encoding oocyte zinc finger protein XlCOF7.1-like: MSKVQMLRLLVKQRLTAAAEEIFGLFERTIAEYEEELCRSKEENERQRKLLDAVFNPQPQLNEGDVQQLLVVKEEVPPEQQEWSSSVDQEDPEPPDIKEDQEDPEPPHIKEEQEELWISQEGEQLQGLEEADIIKFTSSPVPVKSEDDEEKPQSSQLHQRHTEQMETGADGEDCGGPEPARNSDPDTHLQPETDDKTGEFSEPETDDSNYDWKETREYQSGLNALKNDEDSVSDWRCSAGEKSFSCAECGKRLSSGQHLKRHMMTHTGERPFSCPVCKKSFTHRGNLQTHMRTHTGEKPFSCPVCKKSFIESGYLQKHMIIHTGEQPFSCSECGKRFLRKQTLVHHMRTHTGEKPFRCPECGKRFSLRQHLKRHMMTHTGEKPFSCSVCEKPFTERGNLQKHMRTHSAAKPFSCPVCKKSFTESGNLQTHMIIHTGEKLFSCNVCEQRFSWPTQFRNHQCVGCQSSQPHHSQTEENREAEPPASSSAQQMETGADGENCGGPEPARNSDPDTHLQPETDDKTGESSETDESVSRVSLSLNMSKVQMLRSLVKQRLTAADGEIFGLFERTIAEYEEELCRSKEENERQRKLLDAVFNPQLRLHRADVQQLLVVKEEVPPEQQEWSSSVDQEDPEPPHIKEDQEDPEPPHIKEEQEFTSTPVPVKSEDDEEKPQSSQLHQRHTEQLETETDGEDCGGPEPARNSDPDTHLQPETDDSDDQWTETREPQSGLNSLKSVEDTVSGRTGEKPLSCFECGKGFGNLRILKVHMRIHTGEKPFSCSECGKRFSQRGNLQRHLRSHTGEKPFSCSECGQRFYRKTHLQDHIKYHTGEKPFSCPVCERYFMESGNLQSHMRIHTGEKPFSCSECDKRFLRKQTLEHHMRTHTGEKPYTCSVCKKHFARSGNLQSHMRIHTGEKPFSCSECDKRFLRKQTLEHHMRTHTGEKPFSCSECDKRFLRKQTLEHHMRTHTGEKPYTCSVCKKHFSGSGNLHSHMRIHTGEKPFSCSICQKSFSKSGNLHEHMRTHTGEKPYSCSVCQQRFTWPHQLRNHQCVGCQSSQPHQSEMEENREAEPPASSSAQQMETEADGKGCGGPEPARNSDPDTHLQPETEHW, encoded by the exons ATGTCTAAAGTCCAAATGCTGAGATTGTTGGTGAAGCAGCGACTAACTGCGGCTGCTGAAGAGATATTTGGGCTGTTTGAAAGAACGATAGCAGAGTACGAGGAGGAACTTTGTCGATCAAAAGAGGAGAACGAGCGACAACGGAAACTACTGGACGCTGTTTTCAACCCTCAGCCTCAGTTAAACGAAGGAg acgtccagcagctgttggtggttaaagaagaggttccccctgagcagcaggagtggagctccagtgtggaccaggaggacccagagcccccagacattaaagaggaccaggaggacccagagcctccacacattaaagaggaacaggaggaactctggatcagtcaggagggagagcagcttcaagggctggaggaggctgaTATCATCAAGTTCACATCCTctcctgtccctgtgaagagtgaagatgatgaagagaaacctcagtcctcacagcttcatcaaagacacactgaacagatggaaactggagctgatggagaggactgtggaggaccagaaccagccaggaactcagatccagatacacatttacaacctgaGACTGATGACAAGACCGGAGAGTTTTCTGAGCCTGAGACTGATGACAGTAATTATGACTGGAAGGAGACCAGAGAATATCAGTCAGGTTTAAATGCTTTGAAAAATGATGAAGACTCTGTCAGTGATTGGAGGTGTAGTGCTGGTGAGAAATCATTCAGTTGtgctgagtgtgggaaaagattgaGCTCAGGGCAACATCTGAAGAGACACATGATGactcatacaggagagagaCCGTTCAGCTGCCCAGTTTGTAAGAAATCTTTTACACATCGTGGAAATTTACAGACacacatgagaactcatacaggagagaaacctttCAGCTGCCCCGTTTGTAAGAAATCGTTTATAGAGAGTGGGTATTTACAGAAACATATGATAATCCACACAGGAGAGCAACCtttcagctgctctgagtgtgggaaaagattccTTCGCAAGCAAACCTTAGTTCATCACATGAGAacccacacaggagagaaacctttCAGATGccctgagtgtgggaaaagattcagCCTAAGGCAACATCTGAAGAGACACATGATgactcatacaggagagaaaccgttcAGCTGCTCAGTTTGTGAAAAACCTTTTACAGAGCGTGGAAATTTACAGAAACACATGAGAACTCATTCAGCAGCGAAACCTTTCAGCTGCCCAGTTTGTAAGAAATCTTTTACAGAGAGTGGAAACTTACAGACACACATGATaatccacacaggagagaaactttTCAGCTGCAATGTTTGTGAGCAAAGATTCTCTTGGCCTACACAGTTCAGAAACCATCAGTGTGTTGGGTGTCAGTCCTCACAGCCTCATCACAGTCAAACTGAGGagaacagagaggcagagcctccagccagcagctcagctcAACAGATGGAAACTGGAGCTGATGGAGAGAACTGTGGAGGACCAGAACCAGCCAGGAACTCAgatccagatacacatttacaacctgaGACTGATGACAAGACTGGAGAGTCTTCTGAGACTGATGA AAGTGTTAGCAGAGTGTCTTTGAGTCTAAACATGTCTAAAGTCCAAATGCTGAGATCGTTGGTGAAGCAGCGACTAACTGCGGCTGATGGAGAGATATTTGGGCTGTTTGAAAGAACGATAGCAGAGTACGAGGAGGAACTTTGTCGATCAAAAGAGGAGAACGAGCGACAACGGAAACTACTGGACGCTGTTTTCAACCCTCAGCTTCggttacacagagcag acgtccagcagctgttggtggttaaagaagaggttccccctgagcagcaggagtggagctccagtgtggaccaggaggacccagagcctccacacattaaagaggaccaggaggacccagagcctccacacattaaagaggaacaggagtTCACATCcactcctgtccctgtgaagagtgaagatgatgaagagaaacctcagtcctcacagcttcatcaaagacacactgaacagtTGGAAACAGAAACTGAtggagaggactgtggaggaccagaaccagccaggaactcagatccagatacacatttacaacctgagactgatgacagtgatgatcaGTGGACAGAGACCAGAGAACCTCAGTCAGGTTTAAACTCTCTGAAAAGTGTTGAGGACACGGTCAGTGGCAGAACTGGTGAGAAACCACTTAGCTGCTTTGAGTGTGGGAAAGGATTTGGCAATCTTCGAATTCTGAAAGTACACATGAGAATTCAtactggagagaaaccattcagctgctctgagtgtgggaaaagatttagTCAAAGAGGTAATCTGCAGAGACATTTGagatctcatacaggagagaaacctttcagctgctctgagtgtgggcaAAGATTTTACCGCAAGACACATCTGCAGGACCACATAAAATATCATACAGGAGAAAAGCCTTTTAGCTGCCCAGTTTGTGAGAGATATTTTATGGAGAGTGGAAATTTACAGTCACATATGAGAattcatacaggagagaaacctttcagctgctctgagtgtgatAAAAGATTCCTTCGCAAGCAAACCTTAGAACATCACATGAGAacccacacaggagagaaaccttaCACCTGctcagtttgtaaaaaacattttgcaagGAGTGGAAATTTACAATCACACATGAGAATccacactggagagaaacccttcagctgctctgagtgtgatAAAAGATTCCTTCGCAAGCAAACCTTAGAACATCACATGAGAacccacacaggagagaaacccttcagctgctctgagtgtgatAAAAGATTCCTTCGCAAGCAAACCTTAGAACATCACATGAGAACccacactggagagaaacctTACACCTGctcagtttgtaaaaaacatttttcagggAGTGGAAATTTACACTCACACATGAGAATccacactggagagaaacccTTCAGTTGCTCCATTTgtcaaaaaagtttttcaaaaagTGGAAATTTACATGAacacatgagaactcatacaggagagaaaccttaCAGCTGCAGTGTCTGTCAGCAAAGATTCACTTGGCCTCACCAACTCAGAAACCATCAGTGTGTTGGTTGTCAGTCCTCACAGCCTCATCAAAGTGAAATGGAGGagaacagagaggcagagcctccagccagcagctcagctcaacagatggaaacagaagcTGATGGAAAGGGCTGTGGAGGACCAGAACCAGCCAGGAACTCAgatccagatacacatttacaacctgaGACTGAACACTGGTGA
- the LOC125883964 gene encoding zinc finger protein 629-like, translating into MSKVQMLRSLVKQRLTAAAEEIFGLFERTIAEYEEELCRSKEENERQRKLLDAVFNPQLQLNEGDVQQLLVVKEKVPPEQQEWSSSVDQEDPEPPHTKEDQEDPEPPHIKEEQEELWISQEGEQLQGLEEDDITKFPFTPVPVKSEDDEEKPQSSQLHQGHTEQMEIEVEVEDWGGPEPDTHLQLESDDKTGKSSEPETDDSDDWTETREPQSGLNSLKNDQVPVNELNGGKKPFRCSECGKYFSLWQHLRKHIRTHSEEKRFSCSVCKKSFTRSGNLHKHMRTHTGEKPYSCSVCKKSFTESGNLYKHMRTHSGEKPHSCSVCKKSFTSRGHLQTHMMVHTGEKPFSCSVCNQRFIWLHQLRNHQCVSRQSPQPH; encoded by the exons ATGTCTAAAGTCCAAATGCTGAGATCGTTGGTGAAGCAGCGACTAACTGCGGCTGCTGAAGAGATATTTGGGCTGTTTGAAAGAACGATAGCAGAGTACGAGGAGGAACTTTGTCGATCAAAAGAGGAGAACGAGCGACAACGGAAACTACTGGACGCTGTTTTCAACCCTCAGCTTCAGTTAAACGAAGGAG acgtccagcagctgttggtggtgAAAGAAAAGgttccccctgagcagcaggagtggagctccagtgtggaccaggaggacccagagcctccacacactaaagaggaccaggaggacccagagcctccacacattaaagaggaacaggaggaactctggatcagtcaggagggagagcagcttcaagggctggaggaggatgaTATCACCAAGTTCCCTttcactcctgtccctgtgaagagtgaagatgatgaagagaaacctcagtcctcacagcttcatcaaGGGCACACTGAACAGATGGAAATAGAAGTTGAAGTAGAGGACTGGGGAGGACCAGAACCAGATACACATCTACAACTTGAGTCTGATGACAAGACTGGAAAGTCTTCTGAacctgagactgatgacagtgatgattggACAGAGACCAGAGAACCTCAGTCAGGTTTAAACTCTCTTAAAAATGATCAGGTCCCTGTCAATGAATTGAATGGTGGTAAAAAACCATTtcgctgctctgagtgtgggaaataTTTCAGCTTGTGGCAGCATCTGAGGAAACACATAAGAACTCACTCAGAAGAAAAACGTTTCAGCTGCTCAGTTTGTAAGAAATCTTTTACAAGGAGTGGAaatttacacaaacacatgagaactcatacaggagagaaaccctACAGCTGCTCCGTTTGTAAGAAATCTTTTACAGAGAGTGGAAATTTATACAAACACATGAGAACTCATTCAGGAGAGAAACCTCACAGCTGCTCAGTTTGTAAGAAATCTTTTACATCACGTGGACATTTACAGACACACATGATGgtccacacaggagagaaacccttCAGCTGCTCAGTTTGTAACCAAAGATTCATTTGGCTTCACCAGCTCAGAAACCATCAGTGTGTTAGTCGTCAGTCCCCACAGCCTCATTAA
- the LOC125883953 gene encoding zinc finger protein ZFP2-like — protein MSKVQMLRSLVKQRLTAADGEIFGLFERTIAEYEEELCRSKEENERQRKLLDAVFNPQLRLHRADVQQLLVVKEEVPPEQQEWSSSVGQEDPEPPHIKEDQEDPEPPHIKEDQEDPEPPHIKEDQEDPEPPHIKEDQEDPEPPHIKEDQEDPEPPHIKEDQEDPEPPHIKEDQEDPEPPHIKEDQEDPEPPHIKEEQEELWISQEGEQLQGLEEDDITFTFAVVPLKAEDEEEEPQSSQLHHSQIEENREAEPPASSSAEQMETGADGENCGGPEPARNSDPDTHLQPETHDKTGESSEPETDDTDDWTETREPRSGSKSLKNYEDPVSDLRFRGCEKPFSCSECGKRFECKLHLQLHRRTHTGEKPFSCTECGKKFSERGNLKAHMRSHTGEKPFNCSVCGKSFGVGGNLRTHMRTHTGQKPFNCVECGKGFSQSGSLKMHMKTHTGEKPFSCSECGKRYSERRNLKAHMRTHSGEKPPSSSECGKRNYSRTGPGEHMRSHTGENTLSCSVCDKKFSRKKDFSDHMRFHTGEKPFSCTECGKRYCQSGTLRRHMRVHTGEKPFSCSQCGKRFYRKIELEDHTRYHTGEKPFSCSVCKRSFTERGNLRKHMRTHTGERPFNCSVCSKSFPHKQTLNNHMRTHTGQKPFSCSVCHQSFTWRYQLINHQCRSSQPHQTQTEENREAEPPASSSAQQIETRS, from the exons ATGTCTAAAGTCCAAATGCTGAGATCGTTGGTGAAGCAGCGACTAACTGCGGCTGATGGAGAGATATTTGGGCTGTTTGAAAGAACGATAGCAGAGTACGAGGAGGAACTTTGTCGATCAAAAGAGGAGAACGAGCGACAACGGAAACTACTGGACGCTGTTTTCAACCCTCAGCTTCggttacacagagcag acgtccagcagctgttggtggttaaagaagaggttccccctgagcagcaggagtggagctccagtgtgggccaggaggacccagagcctccacacattaaagaggaccaggaggacccagagcctccacacattaaagaggaccaggaggacccagagcccccacacattaaagaggaccaggaggacccagagcctccacacattaaagaggaccaggaggacccagagcccccacacattaaagaggaccaggaggacccagagcctccacacattaaagaggaccaggaggacccagagcctccacacattaaagaggaccaggaggacccagagcctccacacattaaagaggaccaggaggacccagagcctccacacattaaagaggaacaggaggaactctggatcagtcaggagggagagcagcttcaagggctggaggaggatgaTATCACCTTCACATTCGCTGTTGTCCCTTTGAaggctgaagatgaagaggaagaacctcaatcctcacagcttcatcatAGTCAAATTGAGGagaacagagaggcagagcctccagccagcagctcagctgAGCAGATGGAAACTGGAGCTGATGGAGAGAACTGTGGAGGACCAGAACCAGCCAGGAACTCAgatccagatacacatttacaacctgaGACACATGACAAGACTGGAGAGTCTTCTGAACCTGAGACTGATGACACTGATGATTGGACAGAGACCAGAGAACCTCGGTCAGGTTCAAAGTCCCTGAAAAATTATGAAGACCCTGTCAGTGATTTGAGATTTCGTGGTTGTGAGAAACCattcagctgctctgagtgtgggaaaagatttgaaTGCAAACTACACTTGCAGCTACATAGGAGAACTCATACAGGGGAAAAACCGTTCAGCTGCACTGAGTGTGGGAAAAAGTTTAGTGAACGTGGAAATCTGAAGGcacacatgagatctcatacaggagagaaaccatttaatTGCTCTGTATGTGGAAAAAGTTTTGGTGTAGGTGGAAATCTGAGGACACATATGAGAACCCACACAGGACAGAAACCATTCAATTGCGTTGAGTGTGGGAAAGGATTCAGTCAAAGTGGATCTCTGAAGATGCACATGAAAACTcatacaggagaaaaaccatttagctgctctgagtgtgggaaaagatatAGTGAACGGCGAAATCTGAAGGCACACATGAGAACTCATTCAGGAGAGAAACCACCAAGcagctctgagtgtgggaaaagaaaTTACAGTCGGACAGGTCCGGGGGaacacatgagatctcatacaggaGAAAATACATTGagttgctctgtgtgtgacaaAAAATTTTCCCGTAAGAAAGATTTCAGTGACCACATGAGAtttcatacaggagagaaacctttTAGCTGcactgagtgtgggaaaagatatTGTCAGAGTGGAACACTGAGGCGACACATGAGagttcacacaggagagaaaccatttagctgctctcagtgtgggaaaagattctATCGTAAGATAGAATTGGAGGATCACACAAGAtatcacacaggagagaaacctttCAGCTGTTCGGTTTGTAAGAGGTCTTTTACAGAAAGAGGAAACTTAAGGAAACACATGAGAACCCACACAGGAGAAAGACCGTTCAACTGCTCAGTGTGTAGTAAAAGTTTCCCTCACAAACAAACCTTAAATAATcacatgagaacacacacaggacagaaACCTTTTAGCTGCAGTGTTTGTCACCAAAGTTTCACCTGGCGTTACCAGCTCATAAACCATCAGTGTCGTTCTTCACAGCCTCATCAAACTCAGACTGAGGagaacagagaggcagagcctccagccagcagctcagctcAACAGATAGAAACAAGAAGCTGA